In the Streptomyces sp. NBC_00525 genome, one interval contains:
- the smpB gene encoding SsrA-binding protein SmpB — protein MAKEKDTGRKLIAQNKKARHDYTILDTYECGLVLMGTEVKSLRMGRASLVDGFVQIDGGEAWLHNVHVPEYVQGTWTNHSAKRKRKLLMHRAEIDKLESKSQETGHTIVPLSLYFVNGRVKAEIALAKGKKEYDKRQTLREKQDTRETNRAIAAARRRQRSA, from the coding sequence ATGGCTAAGGAAAAGGACACCGGGCGCAAGCTCATCGCGCAGAACAAGAAGGCGCGCCACGACTACACCATCCTCGACACCTACGAGTGCGGGCTCGTGCTCATGGGGACCGAGGTCAAATCGCTGCGGATGGGCCGGGCGTCGCTGGTCGACGGCTTCGTCCAGATCGACGGCGGCGAGGCGTGGCTGCACAACGTGCACGTCCCGGAGTACGTGCAGGGCACCTGGACCAACCACTCCGCCAAGCGCAAGCGCAAGCTGCTGATGCACCGCGCCGAGATCGACAAGCTGGAGTCGAAGTCCCAGGAGACCGGTCACACGATCGTGCCGCTCTCGCTGTACTTCGTGAACGGCCGGGTCAAGGCGGAGATCGCGCTCGCCAAGGGCAAGAAGGAGTACGACAAGCGGCAGACGCTGCGCGAGAAGCAGGACACGAGGGAGACGAACCGCGCGATCGCGGCGGCCCGCCGCCGCCAGCGGAGCGCCTGA
- a CDS encoding serine/threonine-protein kinase yields MARKIGSRYTAHQILGRGSAGTVWLGDGPEGPVAIKLLREDLASDQELVGRFVQERTALLGLDHPHVVAVRDLVVDGNDLALVMDLVRGTDLRTRLDRERRLAPEAAVAIVADVADGLAAAHAAGIVHRDVKPENILLDMEGPLGPGNSHPALLTDFGVAKLIDTPRRTKSSKIIGTPDYLAPEIVEGLPPRAAVDIYALATVLYELLAGFTPFGGGHPGAVLRRHVTETVVPLPGIPDELWQLLVQCLAKAPASRLRASELAARLREQLPQLAGIPPLEVDEPDEEPESAPGYDEQQYTPAGDEPRRRGAVPLVPGSFPDSNRDTHTSMRVPAPDELSGGPRGTARAPRAPGRPRPGSARNKAAAVRKRRLTLGAAALVLVAGLGAAGWLAFSGDDADPGPRETENSAPATP; encoded by the coding sequence TTGGCACGGAAAATCGGCAGCCGGTACACCGCCCACCAGATACTGGGGCGCGGCAGCGCCGGCACGGTGTGGCTCGGGGACGGCCCCGAGGGCCCCGTCGCCATCAAACTGCTCCGCGAGGACCTCGCGTCCGACCAGGAGCTCGTCGGCCGGTTCGTCCAGGAGCGCACCGCGCTGCTCGGACTCGACCACCCGCACGTCGTCGCCGTCCGCGACCTCGTGGTCGACGGCAACGACCTCGCCCTCGTCATGGACCTCGTCCGGGGCACCGACCTGCGCACCCGGCTCGACCGCGAACGCCGGCTGGCCCCCGAGGCCGCCGTCGCCATCGTCGCCGACGTCGCGGACGGCCTCGCCGCCGCGCACGCCGCCGGGATCGTCCACCGCGACGTCAAGCCCGAGAACATCCTGCTCGACATGGAGGGCCCGCTCGGCCCCGGCAACTCCCACCCCGCGCTGCTCACCGACTTCGGCGTCGCCAAGCTCATCGACACCCCGCGCCGCACCAAGAGCAGCAAGATCATCGGCACCCCGGACTACCTGGCCCCCGAGATCGTCGAGGGCCTGCCGCCGCGTGCCGCCGTGGACATCTACGCCCTGGCCACCGTCCTGTACGAGCTCCTCGCGGGCTTCACGCCGTTCGGCGGCGGCCACCCCGGCGCGGTGCTGCGCCGCCATGTCACCGAGACCGTCGTCCCGCTCCCCGGCATCCCCGACGAGCTGTGGCAGCTGCTCGTCCAGTGCCTCGCCAAGGCCCCGGCCTCCCGGCTGCGCGCCTCCGAACTGGCCGCCCGGCTGCGCGAGCAGCTGCCGCAGCTGGCCGGCATCCCGCCGCTGGAGGTGGACGAGCCGGACGAGGAGCCGGAGAGCGCGCCCGGCTACGACGAGCAGCAGTACACCCCGGCCGGCGACGAGCCCCGCAGGCGCGGCGCCGTCCCGCTGGTGCCCGGCTCCTTCCCGGACTCCAACCGCGACACCCACACCAGCATGCGCGTACCGGCCCCCGACGAGCTGTCCGGCGGCCCCCGGGGCACCGCCCGCGCCCCGCGCGCCCCCGGCCGCCCCCGCCCCGGCTCGGCCCGCAACAAGGCGGCGGCCGTCCGCAAGCGCCGGCTGACGCTGGGGGCCGCGGCCCTGGTGCTGGTGGCCGGGCTCGGCGCGGCCGGCTGGCTGGCGTTCAGCGGCGACGACGCGGACCCCGGACCCCGGGAGACGGAGAACTCCGCCCCGGCGACCCCGTGA
- a CDS encoding S41 family peptidase encodes MSDPECRVGPRGLRRGAALTLVFAGVLATGAATGALPRGEQREPRVHTRSVAAAADRDAVAEAAADAVADGKSGTEAAEEAVSRSGDRWGAVYDQREYQEFEQALDGSYTGVGLAARRSADGQVAVARVQPGSPADRAGIRPGDLLRTVDGRRVDRMPVSDVVALLRGDRSGAKAGSTVRLGVRRGAVTRTETLRRARLAVESVTVRPVAAERSGPSGAVRIEVGSFTKGSGDAVREAVRQAPPGAGVLLDLRGNAGGLVTEAVTAASAFLDGGLVATYDVHGEQRALYAEAGGDTGRPVVVLVDGGTMSAAELVTGALQDRGRAVTVGSRTFGKGSVQMPSRLAGGSVAELTVGHYRTPAGHGVDGKGITPDLVVTSRARERAETVLSGLGGGS; translated from the coding sequence ATGTCGGACCCCGAATGTCGCGTCGGGCCCCGCGGTCTGCGCCGCGGGGCGGCCCTGACGCTGGTCTTCGCCGGCGTCCTCGCCACCGGGGCCGCGACGGGCGCGCTGCCCCGCGGCGAGCAGCGGGAGCCCCGGGTGCACACCCGGTCCGTCGCCGCCGCCGCCGACCGTGACGCGGTCGCCGAGGCCGCCGCCGACGCGGTCGCCGACGGCAAGTCCGGTACGGAGGCGGCCGAGGAGGCCGTCAGTCGCAGCGGCGACCGCTGGGGCGCCGTGTACGACCAGCGCGAGTACCAGGAGTTCGAGCAGGCCCTCGACGGCAGCTACACCGGCGTCGGGCTCGCCGCCCGGCGCTCCGCGGACGGCCAGGTCGCCGTCGCCCGCGTCCAGCCCGGCAGCCCCGCCGACCGCGCGGGCATCCGCCCCGGCGACCTGCTGCGCACCGTGGACGGCCGCCGCGTGGACCGGATGCCGGTCTCCGACGTGGTGGCCCTGCTGCGCGGCGACCGGAGCGGCGCGAAGGCGGGCAGCACGGTGCGCCTGGGGGTGCGCCGGGGGGCCGTCACCCGGACCGAGACGCTGCGCCGGGCCCGCCTCGCCGTCGAGTCGGTGACCGTGCGGCCGGTAGCGGCGGAGCGCTCGGGCCCGTCCGGCGCGGTCCGGATCGAGGTCGGCTCGTTCACCAAGGGCTCCGGGGACGCCGTGCGCGAGGCGGTCCGGCAGGCGCCGCCGGGTGCCGGGGTCCTGCTGGACCTGCGCGGCAACGCGGGCGGACTGGTCACCGAGGCGGTCACGGCGGCCTCCGCCTTCCTGGACGGCGGCCTGGTCGCCACGTACGACGTGCACGGCGAGCAGCGGGCCCTGTACGCGGAGGCGGGCGGCGACACCGGGCGGCCGGTGGTGGTCCTGGTGGACGGCGGCACGATGAGCGCGGCCGAGCTGGTCACCGGGGCGCTCCAGGACCGGGGCCGGGCGGTCACGGTCGGTTCGCGGACCTTCGGCAAGGGTTCCGTGCAGATGCCGAGCCGGCTCGCGGGCGGTTCGGTCGCCGAGCTGACCGTGGGCCACTACCGGACACCGGCGGGTCACGGCGTGGACGGCAAGGGCATCACCCCGGACCTCGTGGTGACCTCGCGGGCCCGGGAACGGGCCGAGACGGTATTGAGTGGCCTCGGGGGCGGTTCGTAG
- a CDS encoding serine/threonine-protein kinase, translated as MRPVGSKYLLEEPLGRGATGTVWRASQREAAGAEAAVTGRPGETVAIKVLKEELANDADVVMRFLRERSVLLRLTHPNIVRTRDLVVEGDLLALVMDLIDGPDLHHYLRDNGPLTPVAAALLTAQIADALAASHADGVVHRDLKPANVLLADPDGEMRPMLTDFGIARLADSPGLTRTHEFVGTPAYVAPESAEGRPQTSAVDIYGAGILLYELLTGRPPFAGGTALEVLQRHLSEEPRRPSTVPEPLWTVVERCLSKDPDRRPSAENLARALRTVAAGIGVHASAAQIAAADGVAALLAPDPAPTAVPEAPGAADPTQVLPSNAGSYDPNGATSVLPHSGGPGAGPQADPTAVLPPVPPRPEGEPRPEDPHPWQSQLRAARDRNEQTQVQYLDPSEDPLRRRPQRRQAPPPQQPRDRQPYQQPAPQPYQQPQQYQPQPQPQQQYRPQPQQQYRPQPQQQYAPPPQQQQYAPPQQPQQPAPRPPREPRRRSANPMKIPGLGCLKGCLFTLVLLFVASWLIWELTPLKDWIGQGQSYWNAITDAVSTVKDWFSELGGSGSGGN; from the coding sequence GTGCGGCCGGTAGGCAGCAAGTACCTGCTCGAGGAGCCGCTGGGACGCGGCGCCACGGGCACCGTCTGGCGCGCCAGCCAGCGCGAGGCGGCGGGCGCGGAGGCGGCCGTGACCGGCCGGCCCGGCGAGACCGTGGCGATCAAGGTCCTCAAGGAGGAGCTGGCCAACGACGCGGACGTGGTGATGCGGTTCCTGCGGGAACGCTCCGTCCTGTTGCGGCTGACCCACCCCAACATCGTGCGCACCCGCGACCTCGTCGTCGAGGGCGACCTCCTCGCCCTCGTGATGGACCTGATCGACGGCCCCGACCTGCACCACTACCTGCGGGACAACGGACCGCTCACCCCGGTCGCCGCCGCCCTGCTCACCGCGCAGATCGCCGACGCGCTCGCCGCCAGCCACGCGGACGGGGTCGTCCACCGCGACCTCAAGCCCGCCAACGTGCTGCTCGCGGACCCGGACGGCGAGATGCGCCCGATGCTCACCGACTTCGGCATCGCGCGCCTCGCCGACTCGCCGGGGCTCACCAGGACCCACGAGTTCGTCGGCACTCCCGCCTATGTGGCGCCGGAGTCCGCCGAGGGCCGCCCGCAGACCTCCGCCGTGGACATCTACGGCGCCGGCATCCTGCTGTACGAGCTGCTCACCGGCCGCCCGCCGTTCGCCGGCGGCACCGCCCTCGAAGTCCTGCAACGGCACCTCAGCGAGGAGCCGCGCCGCCCCAGCACCGTCCCCGAGCCCCTGTGGACGGTCGTCGAGCGCTGCCTGAGCAAGGACCCCGACCGCCGCCCGAGCGCCGAGAACCTGGCCCGCGCCCTGCGTACGGTCGCCGCCGGCATCGGGGTGCACGCGAGCGCCGCGCAGATCGCCGCCGCCGACGGGGTCGCCGCCCTCCTCGCGCCGGACCCGGCACCCACCGCCGTGCCCGAGGCCCCCGGTGCCGCCGACCCGACCCAGGTGCTGCCGAGCAACGCGGGCTCGTACGACCCGAACGGGGCCACCAGCGTCCTGCCGCACAGCGGTGGCCCCGGCGCAGGCCCCCAGGCCGACCCGACCGCCGTCCTGCCGCCCGTACCGCCGCGCCCGGAGGGCGAGCCGCGCCCCGAGGACCCCCACCCCTGGCAGTCCCAGCTCCGGGCCGCCCGCGACCGCAACGAGCAGACGCAGGTCCAGTACCTCGACCCGAGCGAGGACCCGCTGCGCCGCCGCCCGCAGCGCCGGCAGGCCCCGCCGCCGCAGCAGCCGCGCGACCGGCAGCCCTACCAGCAGCCCGCGCCGCAGCCGTACCAGCAGCCGCAGCAGTACCAGCCGCAACCGCAGCCCCAGCAGCAGTACCGGCCGCAGCCCCAGCAGCAGTACCGGCCGCAGCCCCAGCAGCAGTACGCGCCCCCGCCGCAGCAACAGCAGTACGCGCCGCCGCAGCAGCCCCAGCAGCCGGCGCCGCGCCCACCCCGCGAGCCGAGGCGGCGCAGCGCCAACCCGATGAAGATCCCCGGACTCGGCTGCCTCAAGGGCTGCCTGTTCACGCTGGTCCTGCTCTTCGTGGCGAGCTGGCTGATCTGGGAGCTGACCCCGCTCAAGGACTGGATCGGCCAGGGCCAGAGCTACTGGAACGCCATCACCGACGCCGTCTCCACGGTGAAGGACTGGTTCTCCGAACTGGGCGGCAGCGGCAGCGGCGGCAACTGA
- the prfB gene encoding peptide chain release factor 2, with protein MAVVDISEELKSLSSTMGSIEAVLDLDALRGDIAVLEEQAAAPSLWDDPEAAQKITSKLSHLQAEVRKAEALRARIDDLEVLFELAEAEDDADALAEAEAELEAVRKALDEMEVRTLLSGEYDAREALVTIRAEAGGVDAADFAERLQRMYLRWAERHNYKTEVYETAYAEEAGIKSTTFAVEVPYAYGTLSVEQGTHRLVRVSPFDNQGRRQTSFAGVEVLPVVEQTDHVEIDESDLRVDVYRSSGPGGQGVNTTDSAVRLTHLPTGIVVSCQNERSQIQNKASAMNVLQAKLLERRRQEEQAKMNALKGDGGNSWGNQMRSYVLHPYQMVKDLRTEYEMGNPDAVFNGEIDGFIEAGIRWRKQSEK; from the coding sequence GTGGCAGTCGTCGATATTTCCGAAGAGCTGAAGTCCCTCTCCTCGACCATGGGGTCGATCGAGGCCGTCCTGGACCTGGATGCGCTGAGGGGGGACATCGCCGTACTCGAGGAGCAGGCGGCCGCCCCGTCCCTGTGGGACGACCCCGAGGCGGCGCAGAAGATCACCAGCAAGCTGTCCCACCTCCAGGCCGAGGTCCGCAAGGCCGAGGCCCTGCGCGCCCGGATCGACGACCTCGAGGTCCTCTTCGAGCTCGCCGAGGCCGAGGACGACGCGGACGCGCTCGCCGAGGCCGAGGCCGAGCTGGAGGCAGTCCGCAAGGCGCTGGACGAGATGGAGGTCCGTACCCTCCTCTCCGGCGAGTACGACGCGCGCGAGGCGCTGGTCACCATCCGCGCCGAGGCCGGCGGGGTGGACGCGGCGGACTTCGCCGAGCGGCTCCAGCGGATGTACCTGCGCTGGGCCGAGCGGCACAACTACAAGACCGAGGTCTACGAGACGGCGTACGCGGAGGAGGCCGGCATCAAGTCGACCACCTTCGCCGTCGAGGTCCCGTACGCCTACGGCACCCTCTCCGTCGAGCAGGGCACCCACCGCCTGGTGCGCGTCTCGCCGTTCGACAACCAGGGCCGCCGCCAGACCTCCTTCGCGGGCGTCGAGGTGCTGCCCGTGGTCGAGCAGACCGACCACGTCGAGATCGACGAGTCCGACCTGCGCGTCGACGTGTACCGCTCCTCCGGCCCCGGCGGCCAGGGCGTCAACACCACGGACTCCGCGGTCCGGCTGACGCACCTGCCGACCGGCATCGTCGTCTCCTGCCAGAACGAGCGCTCGCAGATCCAGAACAAGGCGTCCGCGATGAACGTCCTGCAGGCCAAGCTCCTGGAGCGGCGCCGCCAGGAGGAGCAGGCCAAGATGAACGCCCTCAAGGGCGACGGCGGCAACTCCTGGGGCAACCAGATGCGCTCCTACGTCCTGCACCCGTACCAGATGGTCAAGGACCTGCGTACGGAGTACGAGATGGGCAACCCGGACGCCGTCTTCAACGGCGAGATCGACGGCTTCATCGAGGCCGGCATCCGCTGGCGCAAGCAGAGCGAGAAGTAG
- the ftsE gene encoding cell division ATP-binding protein FtsE: MIRFDNVSKTYPRQSRPALRDVSLDIEKGEFVFLVGSSGSGKSTFMRLILREERASTGAVHVLGKDLARMSNWKVPHMRRQLGTVFQDFRLLPNKTVAQNVAFAQEVIGKPRGEIRKAVPQVLDLVGLGGKEDRMPGELSGGEQQRVAIARAFVNRPMLLIADEPTGNLDPQTSVGIMKLLDRINRTGTTVIMATHDQNIVDQMRKRVIELEKGRLVRDQARGVYGYQH; this comes from the coding sequence GTGATCCGATTCGACAACGTCTCCAAGACCTACCCGAGGCAGAGCCGCCCCGCTCTCCGGGATGTGTCGCTCGACATCGAGAAGGGCGAGTTCGTCTTCCTGGTGGGCTCCTCCGGCTCCGGCAAGTCCACCTTCATGCGGCTCATCCTGCGCGAGGAACGCGCCAGCACCGGGGCCGTCCACGTCCTGGGCAAGGACCTCGCGCGCATGTCCAACTGGAAGGTGCCGCACATGCGCCGCCAGCTGGGCACCGTCTTCCAGGACTTCCGCCTGCTGCCCAACAAGACCGTCGCGCAGAACGTGGCGTTCGCCCAGGAAGTGATCGGCAAGCCGCGCGGCGAGATCCGCAAGGCCGTGCCGCAGGTCCTCGACCTCGTCGGACTCGGCGGCAAGGAGGACCGGATGCCCGGCGAGCTGTCCGGTGGTGAGCAGCAGCGCGTGGCGATCGCACGGGCCTTCGTCAACCGCCCCATGCTGCTGATCGCGGACGAGCCGACCGGCAACCTCGACCCGCAGACCTCCGTCGGCATCATGAAGCTGCTGGACCGGATCAACCGGACCGGCACCACCGTGATCATGGCGACCCACGACCAGAACATCGTGGACCAGATGCGCAAGCGCGTCATCGAGTTGGAGAAGGGCCGTCTCGTACGCGACCAGGCGCGCGGCGTCTACGGCTACCAGCACTGA
- the ftsX gene encoding permease-like cell division protein FtsX codes for MRAQFVLSEIGVGLRRNLTMTFAVVVSVALSLALFGGALLMREQVSTMKDYWYDKVNVSIYLCGKGDAETVVQCAKGAVTKQQKDRIEADLKKMDVVEKVIYESSDEAYKHYQEEFGDSPMAGNITPDQMPESFRVKLHDPTKYKVVATAFAGRDGVQSVQDQRSILDNLFGLMNGMNVAALFVMALMLVIALMLIVNTVRVSAFSRRRETGIMRLVGASGFYIQAPFIMEAAFAGLIGGVLACVMLLAGRYFLIDGGLALKDKLNLIDFIGWDAVLTKLPLVLAIGLLMPAVAALFALRKYLKV; via the coding sequence ATGCGCGCCCAGTTCGTCCTGTCGGAGATCGGCGTCGGCCTCCGTCGCAACCTCACGATGACGTTCGCCGTCGTCGTCTCCGTCGCCCTCTCGCTCGCCCTGTTCGGTGGCGCGCTGCTCATGCGCGAGCAGGTCAGCACGATGAAGGACTACTGGTACGACAAGGTCAACGTCTCCATCTACCTCTGCGGCAAGGGCGACGCGGAGACGGTGGTCCAGTGCGCCAAGGGTGCGGTCACCAAGCAGCAGAAGGATCGGATCGAGGCCGATCTGAAGAAGATGGACGTCGTGGAGAAGGTCATCTACGAGTCCTCCGACGAGGCGTACAAGCACTACCAGGAGGAGTTCGGCGACTCCCCGATGGCCGGCAACATCACGCCGGACCAGATGCCCGAGTCCTTCCGGGTCAAGCTGCACGACCCGACCAAGTACAAGGTCGTCGCCACCGCCTTCGCCGGACGCGACGGGGTCCAGTCGGTCCAGGACCAGCGGAGCATCCTGGACAACCTCTTCGGACTGATGAACGGCATGAACGTCGCCGCGCTCTTCGTGATGGCGCTGATGCTGGTCATCGCGCTGATGCTGATCGTCAACACCGTGCGCGTCTCCGCGTTCTCCCGGCGCCGGGAGACCGGGATCATGCGGCTCGTCGGCGCCTCCGGCTTCTACATCCAGGCGCCGTTCATCATGGAGGCGGCCTTCGCCGGTCTCATCGGCGGGGTGCTGGCCTGCGTGATGCTGCTGGCCGGGCGCTACTTCCTGATCGACGGCGGCCTCGCGCTCAAGGACAAGCTCAACCTGATCGACTTCATCGGCTGGGACGCGGTCCTCACCAAGCTGCCGCTGGTGCTGGCGATCGGCCTGCTGATGCCCGCCGTTGCGGCTCTCTTCGCACTGCGCAAGTACCTGAAGGTGTGA
- a CDS encoding LPXTG cell wall anchor domain-containing protein, which yields MTKKTRVRVARIAAGAVIAAGASLTAAGAAQAVGIGVEVGGVEIGAQTAGDQGDGEDEGEPCNPLDPRCEPTTPTTPTTPTTPTTPTTPTTPTTPTTPTTPTTPTTPTTPTTPTTPTTPTTPTTPTTPTSPTAKPTSGPSESTDPSDPTPTPTGTADTGSDDSAPAGPFGDDGTDNTDPDSVGNQPVEQGKGKDELAETGAAETTFLLVGAATMIAGGIGFRILPRLVGNRTAA from the coding sequence ATGACGAAGAAGACGCGCGTACGCGTCGCGCGGATCGCGGCGGGCGCGGTCATCGCCGCAGGTGCCTCGCTGACCGCGGCCGGGGCGGCCCAGGCGGTCGGAATCGGCGTCGAGGTCGGGGGCGTGGAGATCGGCGCCCAGACCGCGGGTGACCAGGGCGACGGCGAGGACGAGGGCGAGCCGTGCAACCCGCTCGACCCGCGCTGCGAGCCGACGACGCCCACCACGCCGACGACTCCGACGACGCCCACCACTCCGACGACGCCGACGACTCCGACGACGCCGACGACTCCGACGACGCCGACCACGCCCACGACGCCGACGACGCCGACGACTCCGACGACGCCGACCACGCCCACGACTCCGACGACGCCGACGACTCCGACGAGTCCGACGGCGAAGCCGACCTCGGGCCCGTCCGAGTCGACCGACCCCTCGGACCCGACCCCGACCCCGACCGGGACGGCGGACACCGGCTCCGACGACAGCGCCCCGGCGGGCCCCTTCGGTGACGACGGCACCGACAACACCGACCCCGACTCGGTCGGCAACCAGCCGGTCGAGCAGGGCAAGGGCAAGGACGAGCTCGCCGAGACCGGTGCGGCCGAGACCACGTTCCTGCTGGTCGGCGCCGCGACGATGATCGCCGGCGGCATCGGCTTCCGCATCCTGCCGCGCCTGGTCGGCAACCGCACGGCCGCCTGA